CTATCCCTTTCGGGGATTTCTTAAATGTTTTTATGGTTGGTCTAACGTAAAAAAGCATATAAAGTTTGCCAAAGCTTTATATTGAAAGTATAAGTTTAAAAGCTCAAAATACAAGACAACTATATTTAATTCTGCCAAACAAGTTAGAAAATAAAATGAATTCCTGTGTTTCTATTTATAGCTTCTTTAAATAAAGCAATTAATTGTTCTACTAAAGACCATTTTCTCAATTCATTAAAATCTTCAAGAAAGGACAATGATTTTTCTAAAGAATTTTTATCATATATTGCTTCTATCTCATAATCATCAATCATAACACCACTAATTTCATTTATGGAATCTAGTATTTGAGAATGATATAAATAATCTATGTCAAATTGTACAATATCTAATTTTATGAGTTTCAAATCATCAAACCCACCATATTCTAATTTTTCTTCCTCTTCCTTATCAAATGGAACTACTATTACTCTATTTCTCATATTTTGATTTTTAATCTAAAAAAGCATTTCCAAACTAGTTTGCAAAACACTTCCCATGTTTCTTGCTTTCAAAAACTTATCATTTTTATAAAAATCGGCTAACTCTTCTCTAAGCTGAATTACGTTTTCTTTTGGCGAAATGGGTTCTTTTCGCATTGCTTTCAATAAATCTTTTACTGAATGTAACGATGCTTTTATTCGTTGTGCCATAAGCGAACGCTCTTCTTTTTGATATTGCTGAACAGTGGCAGGTGTCATCATATCAATTCCCAACTGAATAATCGGATTATTTTCTTTGAAATATTGAGGCATATAGACAATTCTGCGTCCTTCAAAAGACTGCTGGTCAAAATCTATGGCACGGATTCGATAATGTACTTCCTCAAAATCAGGTGTAATATCAATCACAAAATTATTGGAGTGCATATCTCCCAAAAGACGAACAAAACAACGCTCATTAAACTTTACAAATTCTTTTGCCAAACGAATTTTATTAAATTCTAAATCTTTTAATCTTTCCTTTATAAATTGATACCCAGGGATTCCTGCAATATGTTCTTCTATAAGTGTCTGTTTATGAACCAAGTAATTTATTCTGTTTGGCGAAATCATATCTTCCAATTCTAATCCATAGACACGAGAAGCATCAGCTTGTTTGATATAGTAATAATCAAAATTATCATTGATTTGATTTACAACTCGGACACGAAATGGCTTTGTATTTCCATACGAACACAAATCTACTCTATCGATATACAAATGTTGCATTACCGAAAGGTCGCCATCTGCTTTTAGCATGGCGTAGATTTTCTTCAAACCATCATAAATTTCTTTCATATCTTCTGAGGCATAAAAAACAGTTAGCCACAGCGTATCTTCGCCTTTTTTGTCGTACAAATTTATCGAACTTGTAAAACGGGTAAGGTCAGAATAAGAAACAGGAATATCAATTTCTTTTTTATACTCTATCAAAAATTTACGCAACGGCTCATTGATAGGATAAATTATTTTTTTCTTTTTAATCAGAGTCATATAAATAAATTTAGAAGTCAGATTTTAGAAGGTAGAATGAATACAAATTTAGAGTCATTGAAATTTAATGCTCACTGGTTACTGATTCAATCCTCTTCAAATATTTCTTTCAGAACAGTCAGCGAACGAATATATCCAAAATCTTCTAAATGATTTCTGTAAAAAGCCAAAATCCAATATAAGAACATTCGACGCATTTTTCCATTCATGGGTAAATAATCGCTGTATTCTAGTTTCATAAGTGCATTTACATAATCAGTTGTCATTTTATTGACTTCAAATTGAGGAGGTTCTAATTCAAAAAATGCTTCTGCTGAATCCATTCCAAAACCCAAAAAAGGAATTAATTTTAATAAAAATTGAATGTGGAAATTTTCATATTCTGATTCTACATCATCTAAAAAAATCATGCTTTTTAATAGAAAATTAAACAGTTCTTCGTTTGCTCCTTCTTCTTGTAAGGCTTTTCTAAGAATTTCTGTCAAAAATAAAGCAATACTAGATTTTTTTGGTTCAAAGGGAAGGCTTCTAAAAGGATGATCAATGGAAGAATCTGAAATACGCAATAATCCTTTATTTTCTTTGTAATAAATTACTAAATCTAAAATAGTGAGAGGTTGATAAAGAGCCATTTTTCGTGCGCTTGTTTTGCTTTTTTGTCGTACTCCATTTATGATATAAGAATTTAAGCCGAATTTTTTGGTGAATATTCGGCAAATGATAGAAGTTTCGCTATATCTTGTAAATCCTAAAACGATTCCTTGTGTTTTTTCTAACATGAAACAAAATTATAAAATGATTTTTCTGATTTAATTATTCGCTATTTGGTAATTATTTGTAAGTTACGTTTTGTTTTATGAGAAAAAAATGCGTTTTTAGTAAAGCTAATAGCAAACTACTACTTTTTCTGTTTTAGTAAGAGCTATTTTCTTTAAAATATCCTACACACAAATAATTTCTATTTTTACTCCTACTGTGCAAAAACTTGAATATAAATTTTTATTTTTTATTCCTCTCTTGTCTTTCTTATTTTTTATAGGAAATTCGACTCTTGTTTTTGCGCAAAATGATATTTATCAGCACCATACACATCAAGAAGGAGAACGAATTCATTTAGAGTTTTTAGAAAATACACAGTCAAAAACTAGCTTTGATGAGCTTACTATTTATGAAATAGAAAAACTAACTACTTATTTTGTTCCTATCCAATCTATGTATTTGAATCTTGGCTTTGAAGAAAGCGCACAATGGATTCGTGTCAAGATTCCTCCTCATGTAGAGAATAAAATTTTTTATTTAGAACTAGAATATCCATTATTAGATAGTGTTTCACTTTTTTATAAAGATACTATTTCTGATTCTTGGCATGTTAAACACAGTGGCGATATGTTGCCATTCTATCAAAGAGATATTAATTATCACAATCTAATTTTCAAGATTCCTGTTTCGAAGGATAGTGTTTCGTACTATTTTCGTGTCAAAACAAAAGGTAGTTTGCAAGTTTCGGTAAAGCTTTGGAATGAGAGTAATTTATTTGAGGAAATATTAGGTGAACAATTTATTTTTGGAGGTCTTTTTGGCATTTTTATGGTTTTGGCAGCTTATGGATTTCTGATTGGAAGCCTTCTCAAAACTCGTTCTTATTTATACTATGCTATGTTAGTGCTTTCAGCAGCTCTTTTTTTGTCTGTTTTTAATGGTTATGCATTTCAATATTTGTGGGCAACTGCACCTGATTGGGGAAATCAAGCTTTGCCTTTTAGCATTGGGGTTCTTACTGTTTCAGCACTTAATTTTACACAGCTTTTTCTACTTACACGAAAACATGCTCCTGTTTTACAGAAACTAATGCAATTTTCTTCTCTCATTGGGGGTATTGTAGCAAGTATTGTGTTTATAGGATATTATAATCTTCTTACTCAAATTGTAGTTGGCAATGCTGTTTTTGCTGCTAGTTTAGTTCTTTATACAGCTGTTATTACTCGTGCTAGAGGTTTTGCTTATTCTCGTTTTGTAGTTTCAGGTTCGTATCTTTTTTCTATTGGGATTTTACTTGCTGTTTTGAAATCTTTCGGAATTGTAGATACTACTTTTATTACTAAACACGGAATAGAACTCGGTACAGTTTTTTATCTTTTATTATGTGCTGTTTCCTTAAATGACCGTTATACACTTCAAAAAAATACTAAAAAGGAAGAGACAGAAGACACAGAACAAGAATATAAAAAATAGTAAAAAGAAAAATCAGATAACCTCACGATTATCTGATTTTATTATATAACTTATAAATTGCTTACCAATTATTTTGCAGTTACACCTTGATACATAGTCTTACGAAGTTCTTTTATAGATTCGTCTGTGATGTATTCGTCATAGGTCATCATTCTGTCAATGAGTCCGTTTGGAGTAATTTCAATAATACGATTAGCAACAGTTTCTGTAAACTCGTGGTCATGAGAAGTAAAAAGAACGCTTCCTTTAAAACTCTTCAAACCATTATTGAAAGCTGTAATAGATTCCAAATCTAAGTGGTTGGTAGGCTCATCTAAAACCAAGGCATTTCCACGCTGTAACATCATTCTTGAAAGCATACAACGTACTTTTTCACCACCTGAAAGTACATTTGAAGATTTTAAGGCTTCTTCTCCTGAGAAAAGCATTCTACCCAAAAATCCACGTACAAAAGTTTCATCTCTTTCTTCTTCTGTCTTTGTATATTGACGAAGCCAATCTACAAGATTCAGATTATCTGTAAAATAATCATGATTTTCATTTGGCAAATAAGTTGGTGTAATGGTTACACCCCATTTTACAGTTCCTTCATCAGCTTTTAGTTCGCCCATCAAAACTTGAAAAAATGCAGTAACAGCCAAACTATTTTTTGACAAAACAGCTACTTTATCATGTTTGTTGATAGAAAGATTGATGTCGTGAAAAAGACGATCACCATCAGCAGAAGTTTTGGATAACTTTTCTATTTCTAGGATAATATCTCCAGCTTCACGTTCTTGGTCAAAAATAATTGCAGGATATTTACGTGTAGAAGGCTGAATATCTTCAATATTGAGTTTTTCCAACATTTTCTTACGGCTAGTTGCTTGTTTCGATTTGGCAACATTGGCAGAAAAACGAGCGATAAACTCTTGTAATTCTTTCTTTTTATCTTCTGCTTTCTTGTTTCTATCATTTCTCTGACGAAGTGCAAGCTGACTTGATTCGTACCAGAATGTATAGTTTCCTGTGTGCATTTGAATTTTTGCAAAATCAATATCAACGATATGCGTACAAACTGTATCTAAAAAGTGTCTATCGTGAGAAACTACAATAACTGTATTTTTGAAATTTGCTAGGAAATCTTCCAACCACATAACTGTTTCAATATCCAAGTCGTTGGTAGGCTCATCTAGTAAGAGTACATCAGGATTTCCAAAAAGAGCTTGCGCCAAAAGAACACGTACTTTTTCTGTTCCGTCAAGTTCATTGACTAATTTGTAATGCTTATCTTCCGTAATTCCTAAGCCACTCAAAAGATTGGCTGCGTCACTTTCAGCATTCCAACCATCCATTTCTGCAAATTTTGCTTCTAATTCAGCAGCTTTATTTCCATCTTCTTCTGAAAAATCAGGCTTTTGATAAATAGCATCTTTTGCTTGCATAATATCCCACAAAGGACGGTGTCCCATCAAAACAGTATGCAAAACAGGAATCTCATCATATTCGAAGTGATTCTGTTTCAAAACTGCCATACGTGCCCCTGGTTGCATAGAATAGCTACCACGAGTAGGGTCAATTTCTCCAGAAATAATCTTCAAGAAAGTTGATTTTCCTGCTCCATTTGCACCAATGACACCATAACAGTTGCCATTTGTGAACTTTAAATTTACTTCATCAAATAAAACACGCTTACCAAACTGTAAGCCTAAATTTGAAACATCTAACATAGAAGGAATTTATGATTATATAAAATGCTTTAATTACAATTATAAAATTTTTTGATATAAAACATTTTTTGCGAATAATTCGATTGATTAAACTATTGAATATGAATAACTTACCACTAAAAGTAAGTCGTTTTTTCAAAGCACAAAGGTACAAAATTATTTTGATTTTTTTATTTTAGACGCTTACAATTTTATTACCCAACTTAGAAAGTTTATGATAACCCTTATTTGCTATTTTCTAAAATTCTGAAATGAAAATAATGTGGGGTTTCTACTACTGTTTTATGAGGGTAGTTTTAGTTTCTTGTCGAAGCTCATTTTCAGAAGGAATATTTGCCATACCAATCATAAATATAATTTCTTTATTCAATTCCAAACGAGTAACATTTGCTAAAAGAGAAAGTTCTTTTTTATTTCTTGTAGTCGCTTTATAGACGTGGTACATTACTTTTTCACTGTCTCTTTTGGCATGTTTATTAAGTCCACGCAAATCAGGCACAAATTTACTAATTGGATTTCCTAACAATTCTTCTTTATTAAACTCTAAAAGTTGTGCAAAAGAATAGTTAATTCTTAAAAGTCTTCCAGAAGGATCAACAAAAGCAAATGCTTGATTACTATTTTCAAAAATATGATCTTTTTCTTCTACTTGTGATTTCACTTCTACTAATTGTCTCTCTAACTCTTCACGAGTTGCCATTAGTTCCTCTGTGTTTTGGCGAAGCTCTTCTTCTTGTGCGCTCATTTGTTGTGCTGAATAATTACTCTTTTCTAATAAATTTTTCATTTTTTCAGCATTTGCTACACTTGAAATAGAAGCAGCTAATATTTCAGCCGTACGTTCAACTAATCTAATTTCTACTTCTGTCAATGTATTAAAAGCAGCTATTTCTAATACCCCTAATACTTTTTCTTGAGCTTTTAATGGCACAACCAATACACTATTTGGCTTTGCTTCTCCTAAACCAGCACTAATTTGAGTATAATTATCTGGAATATCTGTCATAAATATTCGTTCTGCATCTTGAAAAACTTCTCCTAAAATTCCTTCATCACTTCTGACTTCTTTCTCTATAAATTTTTTCCTTCCATACGCATAAGCAGAACGCAAGATTAATGTTTTTTCTTGATTTGAAGGAAGAAATATTGCTCCTTGTTGTGCATCTATATATTTTACTAAATTGGAAAGAAGTTCATCACAAAGTACCTGCATATTTTCAGTGTGTTTTCGAATTACTTGCCCCATTTCTACAACACCTTGATTTTGCCAATTTCTTTCATATTCAGTTTTGGCTACTTCTTCCAAGCTAAGTTTCATTTTATGTAAGGCCTCGCCTAGTTCTGAATCAATTGGAAAAATGTCAATTTTCTTCTTAAAATTTCGTTTTCCAACCTCTTGTGCAAAGTCTTTTACTTCTTCTAGTCCTTGTGTCAGTTTTCGAATGTCAGTTAAAGTCTGTCCAAATTCGGTAGGGAGTATAATAACAGAAGAAGGTATTTGTCCTATTGAAAGTGAATGTATGTATTTGTGGGTTAGGTTTAAACCTTCCAATACCTTTTTTAAGGCTCTTCTACCCAAAAAATAAGTGGTAATGATAATAATAAGAAAAAGAGGAATAGCAAAGTAATTATTTTTTATAATTTTATTATTCAAAACTTCTCTTGCTTCAATTTCTTTATTTTTTTCATCTAAAATTAGTAGTTCTATACTCTTATTGATAGTTTTGATTAAACCTATCATATCTATCCGAAGATAATTTTTGAGAGGATCTCCTTTTTCTGAAAATTTTCTTAGGTGATCATACTTCGTATTGAGCTGATTCATTATAGGTTTGATTTCCAATACTGTTTCTACTTCTCCTTTTGATAATGTTTGGATAGAGTCAAAATGAACTACTGCATTATCAAAAACATCTAAAGCTGTCCGATAATACAACTCCTCATTATTTGGAACTGTATCATATTGTGCATAAAGTTGCAACAACATAAAAGAATAATTGATAGAATTTCGTAACTCACTAGCATGATATTTCATACTTCGCATTTTATACAAATCTTCATGCTCTTTAAAAAGAGAATTTCCTCTCCAAATGACAAGCAAAAGAGTACAGGCTAACATAATTATAATTAGTATGTACGAAAATTGAATAGTTCCTGAAAGTGATGAGAGTGAAAAGCGTTTTTGCATTAGTATATTAAATCACAAAAATTGAGACATGCATTTGCTACTAGTAAAAATTAAAAATAGAGCAAATTTCAAAAATATTTATCCAAATACACTACAATATACAATTAGTTTTTTAAAGTGCCTAAAATAATTTGTCTATCTTGCTATCTAAAATAAGCTGTTTTTAACTCCTTCAAAACAGTATCAACTAAAAATAGCATTTTAATAAAACTGATTGTAAATACAATTTCTAAATTAATTTTATTCTGAACTTATGCCAAATTTGCCACAAACCAACGATTTAAAAGATTTTCAAACTTATATAAAAG
This is a stretch of genomic DNA from Bernardetia sp. MNP-M8. It encodes these proteins:
- the recO gene encoding DNA repair protein RecO, whose translation is MLEKTQGIVLGFTRYSETSIICRIFTKKFGLNSYIINGVRQKSKTSARKMALYQPLTILDLVIYYKENKGLLRISDSSIDHPFRSLPFEPKKSSIALFLTEILRKALQEEGANEELFNFLLKSMIFLDDVESEYENFHIQFLLKLIPFLGFGMDSAEAFFELEPPQFEVNKMTTDYVNALMKLEYSDYLPMNGKMRRMFLYWILAFYRNHLEDFGYIRSLTVLKEIFEED
- a CDS encoding ATP-binding cassette domain-containing protein, producing the protein MLDVSNLGLQFGKRVLFDEVNLKFTNGNCYGVIGANGAGKSTFLKIISGEIDPTRGSYSMQPGARMAVLKQNHFEYDEIPVLHTVLMGHRPLWDIMQAKDAIYQKPDFSEEDGNKAAELEAKFAEMDGWNAESDAANLLSGLGITEDKHYKLVNELDGTEKVRVLLAQALFGNPDVLLLDEPTNDLDIETVMWLEDFLANFKNTVIVVSHDRHFLDTVCTHIVDIDFAKIQMHTGNYTFWYESSQLALRQRNDRNKKAEDKKKELQEFIARFSANVAKSKQATSRKKMLEKLNIEDIQPSTRKYPAIIFDQEREAGDIILEIEKLSKTSADGDRLFHDINLSINKHDKVAVLSKNSLAVTAFFQVLMGELKADEGTVKWGVTITPTYLPNENHDYFTDNLNLVDWLRQYTKTEEERDETFVRGFLGRMLFSGEEALKSSNVLSGGEKVRCMLSRMMLQRGNALVLDEPTNHLDLESITAFNNGLKSFKGSVLFTSHDHEFTETVANRIIEITPNGLIDRMMTYDEYITDESIKELRKTMYQGVTAK
- a CDS encoding GAF domain-containing protein gives rise to the protein MQKRFSLSSLSGTIQFSYILIIIMLACTLLLVIWRGNSLFKEHEDLYKMRSMKYHASELRNSINYSFMLLQLYAQYDTVPNNEELYYRTALDVFDNAVVHFDSIQTLSKGEVETVLEIKPIMNQLNTKYDHLRKFSEKGDPLKNYLRIDMIGLIKTINKSIELLILDEKNKEIEAREVLNNKIIKNNYFAIPLFLIIIITTYFLGRRALKKVLEGLNLTHKYIHSLSIGQIPSSVIILPTEFGQTLTDIRKLTQGLEEVKDFAQEVGKRNFKKKIDIFPIDSELGEALHKMKLSLEEVAKTEYERNWQNQGVVEMGQVIRKHTENMQVLCDELLSNLVKYIDAQQGAIFLPSNQEKTLILRSAYAYGRKKFIEKEVRSDEGILGEVFQDAERIFMTDIPDNYTQISAGLGEAKPNSVLVVPLKAQEKVLGVLEIAAFNTLTEVEIRLVERTAEILAASISSVANAEKMKNLLEKSNYSAQQMSAQEEELRQNTEELMATREELERQLVEVKSQVEEKDHIFENSNQAFAFVDPSGRLLRINYSFAQLLEFNKEELLGNPISKFVPDLRGLNKHAKRDSEKVMYHVYKATTRNKKELSLLANVTRLELNKEIIFMIGMANIPSENELRQETKTTLIKQ
- a CDS encoding 7TM diverse intracellular signaling domain-containing protein; protein product: MQKLEYKFLFFIPLLSFLFFIGNSTLVFAQNDIYQHHTHQEGERIHLEFLENTQSKTSFDELTIYEIEKLTTYFVPIQSMYLNLGFEESAQWIRVKIPPHVENKIFYLELEYPLLDSVSLFYKDTISDSWHVKHSGDMLPFYQRDINYHNLIFKIPVSKDSVSYYFRVKTKGSLQVSVKLWNESNLFEEILGEQFIFGGLFGIFMVLAAYGFLIGSLLKTRSYLYYAMLVLSAALFLSVFNGYAFQYLWATAPDWGNQALPFSIGVLTVSALNFTQLFLLTRKHAPVLQKLMQFSSLIGGIVASIVFIGYYNLLTQIVVGNAVFAASLVLYTAVITRARGFAYSRFVVSGSYLFSIGILLAVLKSFGIVDTTFITKHGIELGTVFYLLLCAVSLNDRYTLQKNTKKEETEDTEQEYKK